One genomic region from Streptomyces sp. NBC_01431 encodes:
- a CDS encoding DUF2252 domain-containing protein has translation MGGVDVLVPAQRTGPGEGAQRIPEVAGFARLPKTKAGLGGLSPKGDALKDGSPKSEGKALRDLVPRASHDSLLLFADRPDALRAVEESNLGRVAELTPIRVGRMSASPFAFLRGSAGLMAHDLAGTPVTGVSAQICGDAHAANFGLYGDARGSLVIDLNDFDETVTGPWEWDVKRLAASLVLAGREAGADEHTCRAAAFDAVGSYRRTMRLLAKLPVLDAWNAIADEELVSHADARDLIGTLERVSAKARNNTSARFAAKATEQREDGGRHFVDALPVLRRVTDAEAAAVASALEQYLDTLPEDRLPLLARYAIHDVAFRVVGTGSVGTRSYVVLLLDHRGEPLVLQVKEARPSALLPHLPKAGFPIPDPGHEGRRVVLGQKRMQVVSDILLGWATVNGLPYQVRQFRNRKGSVDPAALAVDQLDDYGRMTGALLARAHAHSVDPRLIAGYCGKNEEFDDAVAAFAVTYADRTEADHTILAAAVRAGRVAAELGV, from the coding sequence ATGGGTGGAGTCGACGTGTTGGTACCGGCGCAGCGGACCGGGCCCGGGGAAGGGGCTCAACGGATCCCCGAGGTCGCGGGTTTCGCCCGGCTTCCGAAGACGAAGGCAGGTCTGGGCGGGCTCTCACCGAAAGGTGATGCGCTGAAGGACGGTTCGCCGAAGAGCGAAGGAAAGGCGCTGCGGGACCTGGTGCCGCGTGCCTCGCACGATTCCCTGCTGCTCTTCGCCGACCGGCCGGACGCCCTGCGCGCCGTGGAGGAATCCAACCTCGGCCGCGTGGCAGAGCTCACGCCGATACGCGTGGGCCGCATGTCCGCCAGCCCCTTCGCTTTCCTGCGCGGCTCGGCCGGGCTGATGGCACACGACCTGGCCGGCACCCCCGTCACCGGCGTCAGCGCACAGATCTGCGGCGATGCCCACGCGGCGAACTTCGGCCTCTACGGCGATGCGCGCGGCAGCCTCGTCATCGACCTGAACGACTTCGACGAGACCGTCACCGGCCCCTGGGAGTGGGACGTGAAGCGGCTCGCTGCCTCACTCGTCCTGGCCGGCCGGGAGGCGGGCGCCGACGAACACACCTGCCGCGCGGCGGCGTTCGACGCCGTCGGGTCCTACCGCCGCACCATGCGCCTGCTCGCGAAACTACCGGTCCTCGACGCCTGGAACGCCATAGCTGACGAGGAACTCGTCTCGCACGCCGACGCCCGAGACCTCATCGGCACCCTGGAACGGGTCTCAGCCAAGGCCCGCAACAACACCAGCGCACGATTCGCGGCCAAGGCGACCGAGCAGCGCGAGGACGGCGGTCGGCACTTCGTGGACGCACTGCCCGTGCTGCGCCGAGTGACCGACGCCGAGGCGGCAGCGGTCGCTTCGGCACTGGAGCAGTACCTCGACACCCTGCCGGAGGACCGGCTACCGCTGCTCGCCCGGTACGCGATCCACGATGTGGCCTTCCGCGTGGTCGGTACGGGAAGCGTGGGGACACGGTCGTACGTCGTGCTGCTCCTGGACCACCGCGGTGAGCCGCTGGTGCTCCAGGTCAAGGAAGCCAGGCCCTCTGCTCTGCTCCCGCATCTGCCGAAGGCCGGGTTCCCGATACCGGACCCCGGACACGAGGGGCGCCGCGTGGTGCTCGGGCAGAAGCGGATGCAGGTGGTCAGTGACATCCTGCTTGGCTGGGCGACGGTGAACGGACTGCCCTACCAGGTAAGGCAGTTCAGGAACCGGAAGGGCAGCGTGGATCCCGCCGCGCTCGCTGTTGACCAGCTCGACGACTACGGGCGCATGACCGGCGCGCTGCTCGCGCGGGCTCATGCGCACAGCGTCGACCCGCGGCTGATAGCCGGGTACTGCGGAAAGAACGAGGAGTTCGACGACGCGGTGGCCGCCTTTGCGGTGACCTACGCCGATCGCACGGAGGCCGACCACACGATCCTGGCCGCTGCGGTCCGCGCC